A genome region from Myroides fluvii includes the following:
- a CDS encoding PCMD domain-containing protein, whose amino-acid sequence MKHTLSLYLLGLSLLCSSCIKEEELDTNADILEAYISSEYLKMDPIITNTSVEFRVKSNIDLEHQSPFFIISPNATMDPPNGVTRNFSTAQEVTITAQDKRWQKKYLVSFTSDELSTYYDFNNAELTDRDRYYRFYEISSNGEKIYDWDSGNQGYATIAGTTPAEAYPTTIAPGRKGGLAVKMQTVYTSNFAAATGNPIAAGNLFLGQFKLNPFNTLKSTRFGLPYAGVLPQTLRGVYKYTAGKVVTDEDFNEVPGAKDSFDVYAIIFELQKKDNYLTGDHNFSDPRNVAIARISEQNRKETTTWSTFSIPFELIPGKTYDPNKDYMIALVMTSSIDGALFKGAIGSTLLVDEIELVYEKE is encoded by the coding sequence ATGAAACACACGCTTTCTCTATATTTACTAGGACTTAGCCTCCTGTGTAGCAGTTGTATCAAAGAGGAAGAATTAGATACAAATGCCGACATATTAGAAGCTTATATTTCAAGCGAATACCTGAAAATGGATCCCATTATCACCAATACATCTGTTGAGTTTAGGGTTAAATCAAATATAGACTTAGAGCATCAGTCGCCATTTTTTATTATTTCACCCAATGCGACGATGGATCCTCCCAATGGAGTAACGAGAAATTTCTCAACAGCACAAGAAGTCACCATCACAGCCCAAGATAAACGCTGGCAAAAGAAATACTTGGTTAGTTTTACTAGTGATGAATTGAGTACGTATTACGATTTCAACAATGCAGAATTAACCGATCGAGATCGTTACTATCGCTTTTATGAAATTAGCTCCAACGGAGAAAAAATATACGATTGGGACAGCGGCAACCAGGGCTATGCAACCATTGCTGGTACTACTCCTGCAGAGGCTTATCCCACCACAATAGCACCAGGCCGCAAAGGAGGCTTAGCCGTTAAAATGCAAACCGTATATACCTCCAATTTTGCAGCGGCAACGGGAAATCCTATCGCTGCAGGGAACTTGTTTTTGGGTCAATTCAAACTCAATCCATTTAATACGCTAAAATCCACTCGTTTTGGACTTCCGTATGCTGGAGTTTTACCTCAAACGTTAAGAGGTGTCTATAAATACACGGCTGGAAAAGTTGTAACAGATGAAGATTTTAATGAAGTACCAGGTGCCAAAGATTCTTTTGATGTCTATGCTATTATCTTTGAATTACAGAAAAAAGACAATTATTTAACCGGAGATCACAATTTTTCCGACCCTCGCAATGTTGCTATTGCCCGTATTTCAGAACAAAATCGAAAGGAAACAACTACTTGGAGTACGTTTTCGATTCCATTTGAATTAATTCCTGGCAAAACCTATGATCCAAACAAAGATTATATGATTGCCCTTGTGATGACATCGAGTATTGATGGTGCTCTGTTTAAAGGAGCTATAGGAAGTACACTTTTAGTTGACGAAATAGAGTTAGTTTATGAAAAAGAATAA
- the ileS gene encoding isoleucine--tRNA ligase, whose product MSTKFTEYKNLDMSGVASEMLEFWKEQSIFEKSISTREDNKPFVFFEGPPSANGKPGIHHVMARTIKDIFCRYKTQKGFQVKRKAGWDTHGLPVELGTEKELGITKEDIGVKITIEEYNQACKRTVMRYTDLWNELTEQMGYWVDMNDPYVTYKPKYMESVWWLLKQIYDKNLLYKGYTIQPYSPKAGTGLSSHEINQPGAYKDVTDTTIVAQFKAIDETLPAFLQGLGTIHFLAWTTTPWTLPSNTALTVGPKIDYVVVKSFNQYTGEAIQVVLGKPLVGKQFAGKFVAVETEEELQAYQEGDKKIPYLIVKDFKGADLVGIKYEQLLPYTLPYQNPENAFRVIAGDFVTTEDGTGIVHTAPTFGADDAKVAKEATPEVPAMLILDAEGNAVPLVDLQGRFVKEMGEELGGKYVKNEYYDEGTAPERSVDVEIAIKLKEENKAFKVEKYVHSYPHCWRTNKPVLYYPLDSWFIKITEVKDRMFELNETINWKPKATGEGRFGNWLKNANDWNLSRSRYWGIPLPIWRTEDKTEELIIGSVEQMMAEIAKSQQAGFQQTNPYEGFVVGDMSEENYDKIDLHKNVVDAIVLVSPTGKPMYRESDLIDVWFDSGAMPYAQWHYPFENKELVDQNGAYPADFIAEGVDQTRGWFYTLHAIATLVFDTKAYNNVVSNGLVLDKNGLKMSKSLGNTIDPFETLTEHGPDATRWYMISNANPWDNLKFDLEGITEVRRKFFGTLYNTYNFFALYANIDGFKYAEAEVPVQDRPEIDRWILSELNTLVKKVDEFYSEYEPTRAARAITEFVTENLSNWYVRLCRRRFWKGEYAQDKIAAYQTLYTCLMTISKLGAPIAPFFMDKLYRDLTLATNSEHFESVHLADFPKYDASLVDAGLESRMHKAQIISSLVLSLRKKEMIKVRQPLQRIMIPILDENQRLEIQAVEDLIKAEVNVKEIELLDDASGILVKQIKPNFKTLGPRFGKDMGLIAKEIQNFTQDNITEIEKNGEILLKLTEKSIILTLSDVEVTSQDIEGWLVANEGGITVALDITITEQLRKEGIARELVNRIQNIRKDSGFEVTDKVKVTLQDVVEIREAVLANEDYIKSETLTHTLEFVDTLENGIDVEFDELKTRVLILK is encoded by the coding sequence ATGAGCACTAAATTTACAGAATATAAGAATCTTGACATGTCAGGGGTAGCATCAGAGATGCTAGAGTTTTGGAAGGAACAATCAATATTCGAGAAAAGTATTAGTACGAGAGAGGATAATAAGCCTTTTGTATTTTTTGAAGGTCCCCCTTCAGCTAATGGAAAACCGGGTATTCACCACGTAATGGCTCGTACGATTAAAGATATTTTTTGTCGATATAAAACACAAAAGGGATTTCAAGTAAAGCGTAAAGCAGGGTGGGATACACATGGATTACCTGTAGAGCTTGGAACAGAGAAAGAACTGGGAATTACGAAAGAAGATATCGGGGTAAAGATTACCATCGAAGAATATAATCAGGCTTGTAAGCGCACAGTAATGCGCTATACAGATTTGTGGAATGAGTTGACAGAACAAATGGGATACTGGGTGGATATGAATGACCCTTATGTAACCTATAAGCCGAAGTATATGGAATCGGTATGGTGGTTGTTGAAACAGATTTACGATAAAAACTTATTGTACAAAGGATATACCATTCAACCGTACTCTCCAAAAGCTGGGACAGGTTTATCTTCTCATGAAATTAACCAGCCAGGTGCATACAAAGATGTAACAGATACTACAATTGTAGCTCAGTTTAAGGCAATAGATGAAACATTACCTGCCTTTTTACAAGGTTTAGGAACAATTCATTTCTTGGCGTGGACTACAACACCGTGGACGTTACCATCGAATACAGCCTTAACTGTTGGACCTAAAATTGATTATGTGGTTGTTAAATCATTTAATCAATATACGGGCGAAGCAATTCAAGTGGTGTTGGGTAAACCTTTAGTTGGAAAACAATTTGCAGGGAAATTTGTAGCAGTTGAAACAGAAGAAGAGTTACAAGCGTACCAAGAAGGCGATAAAAAAATTCCATATTTGATCGTTAAGGATTTTAAAGGAGCTGATTTAGTTGGTATTAAGTACGAACAATTATTACCGTATACTTTGCCTTATCAAAACCCAGAAAATGCATTTAGAGTAATTGCTGGAGATTTCGTGACAACAGAAGACGGTACAGGAATTGTACATACGGCACCTACTTTTGGAGCAGATGACGCGAAGGTTGCTAAAGAAGCAACACCAGAAGTTCCGGCTATGTTAATCTTAGATGCTGAAGGGAATGCTGTTCCGTTAGTGGATTTACAAGGTCGTTTTGTAAAAGAAATGGGCGAAGAGCTAGGTGGAAAATACGTGAAGAATGAGTATTATGACGAAGGAACTGCACCAGAGCGCTCTGTAGACGTAGAGATTGCAATTAAATTAAAAGAAGAAAATAAAGCATTCAAAGTAGAAAAATACGTGCACAGTTATCCACATTGTTGGAGAACAAATAAACCCGTGTTGTACTATCCGTTAGATTCGTGGTTTATCAAAATCACAGAAGTGAAAGATCGTATGTTCGAATTGAATGAAACGATTAACTGGAAACCAAAAGCAACAGGAGAAGGACGTTTCGGAAACTGGTTGAAAAATGCCAATGACTGGAACTTATCTCGTTCTCGTTATTGGGGAATTCCATTGCCAATCTGGAGAACAGAGGATAAAACAGAAGAACTCATCATTGGTTCAGTAGAGCAAATGATGGCTGAAATCGCTAAATCACAACAAGCAGGTTTCCAACAAACAAATCCATATGAAGGCTTTGTAGTGGGAGATATGTCAGAAGAGAATTACGACAAAATTGACTTGCACAAAAATGTAGTGGATGCAATTGTTTTGGTTTCTCCAACAGGTAAACCCATGTATCGCGAATCTGATTTGATTGACGTATGGTTTGATTCTGGAGCAATGCCTTACGCACAATGGCACTATCCATTTGAAAATAAAGAATTAGTGGATCAAAATGGCGCTTATCCTGCCGATTTTATTGCAGAAGGAGTAGACCAAACACGTGGTTGGTTCTATACCCTCCACGCAATTGCTACGTTGGTGTTTGATACAAAAGCATATAATAACGTAGTGTCAAATGGATTGGTATTAGACAAGAATGGTTTGAAAATGTCTAAGAGTTTAGGTAATACCATCGATCCCTTTGAAACCTTGACAGAGCATGGTCCTGATGCTACGCGTTGGTATATGATTTCCAATGCAAACCCTTGGGATAACTTGAAGTTCGACTTAGAGGGAATTACAGAGGTAAGAAGAAAATTCTTTGGTACGCTATATAATACCTATAATTTCTTTGCGTTATATGCTAATATTGATGGATTTAAATACGCAGAGGCTGAGGTTCCTGTTCAAGATAGACCTGAAATTGATCGTTGGATTTTGTCTGAACTAAATACATTGGTAAAGAAAGTAGATGAATTTTATTCAGAATATGAGCCTACACGTGCAGCAAGAGCAATTACAGAGTTTGTAACAGAAAACTTGAGTAATTGGTATGTGCGTTTATGCCGTAGAAGATTCTGGAAGGGAGAATACGCACAAGATAAAATCGCCGCTTATCAAACCTTGTATACGTGTTTGATGACTATCTCGAAATTAGGTGCGCCAATTGCTCCATTCTTTATGGATAAACTTTACAGAGACTTAACATTAGCAACGAATTCAGAGCATTTTGAATCCGTACATTTGGCTGATTTCCCGAAATATGATGCTTCATTAGTAGATGCTGGTTTAGAAAGCAGAATGCACAAAGCGCAGATTATTTCTTCTTTAGTTTTATCGCTTCGCAAGAAAGAGATGATTAAAGTACGTCAACCGCTACAGCGTATTATGATACCTATTTTGGATGAAAATCAGCGCTTAGAGATTCAAGCGGTTGAAGATTTGATCAAAGCGGAGGTAAACGTAAAAGAAATTGAGCTGTTAGATGATGCATCAGGTATCTTAGTGAAGCAAATAAAACCTAATTTTAAGACATTAGGACCTCGTTTTGGAAAAGATATGGGCTTGATTGCTAAGGAAATACAAAATTTCACACAAGATAACATCACTGAGATTGAGAAAAACGGTGAAATACTTTTAAAATTAACTGAAAAAAGTATTATATTAACACTTTCGGACGTAGAGGTAACTTCTCAAGATATTGAAGGGTGGTTAGTGGCTAATGAAGGGGGAATTACTGTTGCGCTAGATATTACAATTACAGAACAATTGCGCAAAGAGGGAATTGCCAGAGAGTTAGTAAACCGCATTCAAAATATTCGTAAAGACTCGGGGTTCGAAGTAACAGACAAAGTAAAAGTTACATTGCAAGATGTAGTAGAAATAAGAGAAGCTGTTTTGGCCAATGAAGATTATATTAAATCTGAAACATTAACTCATACATTAGAATTTGTAGACACGTTAGAAAACGGAATAGATGTAGAGTTTGATGAGCTGAAAACGCGAGTATTAATT
- the recO gene encoding DNA repair protein RecO yields the protein MVIQTKAIVLQAVKYQDKSLIVRCLTKEVGVQSFFVRNAFSKGKNAAKIAYFQPLMLLDINFTFKNKGGMEYFKEVKVDQVYQSLYYDFSKNSIAIFVSEMLSMIVSEQERDEQFYDFIEAALLWLDTHEETANFHLLLLVELTKYIGFYPDSSAIACHYFDLLEGCFTNVHSSSCLDGEETFLLKRLLELGFDSDQKIFSSRDRKTLLAILMKYYEAHFTAFKKPKSLEVLKEVFS from the coding sequence ATGGTTATACAGACAAAAGCCATTGTCTTACAGGCTGTAAAATATCAAGATAAAAGTCTTATTGTAAGATGCTTAACTAAAGAAGTAGGGGTGCAATCTTTCTTTGTTCGCAATGCTTTTTCAAAAGGGAAAAACGCAGCTAAAATAGCCTATTTTCAACCGTTGATGTTATTGGATATCAACTTTACCTTTAAAAATAAAGGGGGAATGGAATATTTTAAAGAAGTCAAGGTAGATCAAGTATACCAAAGTTTATATTATGATTTCTCTAAAAATAGTATCGCTATTTTTGTAAGTGAAATGTTGAGTATGATTGTCAGTGAGCAAGAGCGCGATGAACAGTTTTACGACTTTATAGAGGCTGCTTTATTGTGGTTAGATACCCATGAGGAAACAGCAAATTTTCATTTGTTGCTTTTAGTGGAACTAACCAAGTATATCGGGTTTTATCCAGATTCTTCTGCTATCGCATGTCATTATTTTGATTTACTTGAGGGATGTTTTACCAATGTGCATTCGTCCAGCTGTTTAGATGGTGAGGAAACGTTTCTCTTGAAGCGTTTGCTAGAGTTAGGATTTGATTCTGATCAGAAAATATTTTCATCCCGTGATAGAAAAACATTATTGGCCATTTTAATGAAATACTATGAAGCGCACTTCACAGCGTTTAAAAAACCAAAATCCCTGGAGGTCTTGAAGGAAGTATTTTCGTGA
- a CDS encoding PCMD domain-containing protein — translation MMRNTYFFLLTLLMGLFFSSCIKDEALNAEADIETASISSEFLLSAPTISNDKITFRVSKSLDLTQVAPEFTLTKGATIVPAQGTVRDFSQGPLTYRVTSESQNWSKMYTVEFINAEISTIYHFETFREKVGGFYEADYYHTIYEMGVDKDGNEVKLFDWASGNPGYVLTDGNPDNPKKPSDFPTSVTQDGFIGHGIKLTTLSTEPLGPIMGSPLAAGNLFLGDFDLTTAVSKPLKGTKFGYNFNYEPTVFRGFFKYTKGKEFQVNNKEKNKLKEDRWDAYAILFEADTNDFLYGDHDFVDEKIVSIARVPETLKKETNTWTLFEIPFTYVEGKQYDSKKKYKLAIVFSSSEEGSLFNGAIGSTLYIDEVEILNN, via the coding sequence ATGATGAGAAATACATACTTTTTTCTTTTAACCCTTTTGATGGGGTTATTTTTTTCATCTTGTATCAAAGATGAAGCATTAAATGCTGAAGCTGATATTGAAACGGCAAGCATCAGTTCCGAATTTTTATTATCGGCACCTACGATCTCCAATGACAAGATAACGTTCAGAGTATCAAAATCGTTAGATTTAACCCAAGTTGCTCCTGAATTCACCTTAACGAAAGGAGCTACTATTGTTCCAGCCCAGGGAACTGTTCGTGATTTCAGTCAAGGTCCGTTAACGTATCGCGTTACTTCTGAAAGTCAAAATTGGAGTAAGATGTACACCGTAGAATTTATCAATGCAGAAATTTCTACTATTTACCACTTCGAAACCTTCAGAGAAAAAGTTGGTGGTTTCTATGAAGCAGACTATTACCACACCATTTATGAAATGGGGGTAGATAAAGACGGAAATGAAGTAAAACTATTTGATTGGGCGAGTGGAAATCCTGGCTATGTTTTGACTGACGGAAATCCGGACAATCCCAAAAAACCGAGTGATTTTCCTACGTCAGTAACGCAAGATGGCTTTATTGGTCACGGTATCAAACTAACGACTTTATCCACAGAACCACTAGGTCCTATAATGGGTAGTCCTTTAGCCGCAGGAAATTTATTTTTGGGTGATTTTGACTTAACTACTGCTGTTTCAAAACCCTTAAAGGGAACTAAATTCGGTTACAATTTCAACTATGAACCTACTGTTTTTAGAGGATTCTTCAAGTACACCAAGGGGAAAGAATTCCAAGTAAACAACAAAGAAAAAAATAAATTAAAAGAGGACCGTTGGGATGCCTATGCCATTCTTTTTGAAGCTGACACCAATGACTTCTTATACGGTGATCACGATTTCGTCGATGAGAAAATCGTTTCAATAGCGCGTGTGCCAGAGACATTGAAAAAGGAAACGAATACTTGGACTCTATTTGAAATACCCTTTACTTATGTTGAGGGCAAACAATATGACAGCAAAAAGAAATACAAACTAGCTATTGTTTTCTCCTCTAGTGAAGAAGGTAGTTTGTTCAATGGAGCTATTGGAAGCACCCTATATATTGATGAAGTTGAAATTTTAAATAACTAA
- a CDS encoding porin family protein, translating to MKKNKIIPLYFLLVSLFILPNSTWAQAVDTSTAEPTNASSFTAFFTQNTAYQARAQFSLGGSTPLGIPAQIREINSYNPTLQLGLEVNATKWLSDDQTWGIRTGLRFEGRGMKTDARVKNYYTQIDGEEGKQTKGYFTGNVKTKMKNSYITFPVLAIYSVNEKWNVYGGFYLSGLIDGDFTGYVYEGVLREGNPIGTPVEFEGDAKGEYDFSSDLNRFQWGAEVGFEYKVNSQLRLFSDLNWGLNGLFKKDFEAITFNMYSIYLNFGFGYQF from the coding sequence ATGAAAAAGAATAAAATTATACCTTTATATTTTCTGTTGGTGAGCTTGTTTATCTTACCCAACAGCACATGGGCACAAGCCGTAGATACCTCAACAGCTGAGCCGACAAATGCCTCATCTTTTACGGCGTTTTTTACACAAAATACAGCCTATCAAGCCCGTGCACAATTTAGTCTTGGCGGAAGCACACCGCTGGGAATACCAGCGCAAATTAGAGAAATCAACAGCTACAATCCTACGTTGCAATTGGGACTTGAGGTTAACGCAACCAAATGGCTATCCGATGATCAAACTTGGGGAATTCGAACGGGATTGCGCTTTGAAGGCCGCGGCATGAAAACAGATGCCCGCGTAAAAAACTACTATACGCAAATTGACGGGGAAGAAGGCAAACAGACCAAAGGTTATTTTACAGGTAATGTAAAAACAAAAATGAAAAACTCCTACATCACTTTCCCCGTGCTCGCTATTTATAGTGTCAACGAGAAATGGAACGTTTACGGCGGTTTCTACTTATCAGGCCTCATTGATGGAGATTTTACAGGTTATGTATACGAAGGGGTATTACGTGAAGGTAATCCCATAGGAACACCCGTTGAGTTTGAAGGAGATGCCAAAGGAGAATACGATTTTTCCTCCGATTTAAATCGCTTTCAATGGGGAGCCGAAGTGGGCTTTGAATATAAAGTTAACAGTCAATTGCGCTTATTCTCCGACTTAAATTGGGGACTCAATGGTCTATTTAAAAAAGACTTTGAAGCCATTACCTTTAACATGTACAGCATTTATTTAAATTTTGGATTTGGTTATCAATTTTAA
- the porZ gene encoding type IX secretion system anionic LPS delivery protein PorZ, producing the protein MKTKPFVYLLLLLVTSLSAQDNHKWNSYFSYTEVVALAKGRDVVFGATPSALLRFSVNQHTIEVYNSISGLKTSTITALHFSEVHQKLLIGNEDGSLLVFDLRNDRIRTISDIKNKPSLQVFERRINAFLEVKGQVYIATNYGISAFNLNDNTFGDSYYIGENGKNSVVKDLVATNRDLLAITAEGIKQITLENPNKVDFRQWKNWESQTKWEHGYAIGDTVFLSAKEEATVYQLVQPNQVVAVVDVNQPIVQFNVNELGQLMIITASQALTLQAGNQLTTTIQHGNLTDAVEVKGVYYFASSSAGLFQQTQTGTKESLSPEGPESNRVFSLLATREGTWFISGGYDKNTYNPYVPTLAAKGLSYFSKKNGWQFLPFGALKEARALTYATLNPKNNKELYVGSYHSGLLQIKWKNTNIQESDVVLFNHENTGTTGLENMEIDPSDPTFPSGYATVRVNGVVFDKQGKLWVTNNFVSSALKTMDANQKWQSYYSTYGMFDYKRGNYGRLVIDKNETKWIPSLQDGLTAFNETKNNRLASLNVDLGNLPSDNVSALALDKNNQLWIGTDKGLRVIQNVNQFLQTTSLKPTNIVIEENGIAEELFYQQYITKIEVDGANQKWVAIADAGVFLVSSNAKKILFHFTKENSPLPSNTINDIATDPLSGEVFFATDLGVVSFMGNTSEGQETNSSFYAYPNPVRPEFLGEVRIVGLMDRSVVKIADIEGNLVFETTSNGGTVVWDTHAFNGKKVASGVYLIMVSSADNTNTKVKKLMIIR; encoded by the coding sequence ATGAAAACAAAGCCTTTCGTTTATTTGTTGCTTTTATTGGTTACGAGTTTGAGCGCTCAGGATAATCACAAGTGGAATAGTTATTTCTCTTATACCGAAGTAGTGGCGCTTGCCAAAGGACGCGATGTTGTTTTTGGGGCAACTCCTTCGGCTTTGTTGCGTTTTTCTGTAAATCAGCATACAATAGAAGTTTACAATTCAATCAGTGGATTAAAAACCAGTACAATTACAGCACTTCATTTTAGTGAGGTTCATCAAAAATTATTAATAGGAAATGAGGATGGAAGTTTATTGGTTTTTGATCTGAGAAATGATCGTATACGCACGATATCTGATATTAAAAATAAGCCTTCTTTACAGGTTTTTGAGCGTAGAATTAATGCTTTTTTAGAAGTAAAAGGACAGGTGTATATAGCAACTAATTACGGAATTAGCGCATTTAATTTAAATGATAATACGTTTGGTGATAGTTACTATATCGGTGAAAATGGCAAGAATAGCGTAGTAAAGGATTTAGTTGCGACCAATCGCGATCTATTGGCCATTACAGCAGAAGGGATTAAGCAAATTACATTGGAGAATCCGAATAAAGTGGACTTTAGACAGTGGAAGAATTGGGAAAGTCAAACCAAATGGGAGCATGGTTATGCGATAGGAGATACGGTTTTCTTGAGTGCAAAAGAGGAAGCAACGGTTTATCAATTGGTTCAACCCAATCAAGTAGTTGCTGTTGTTGATGTAAATCAGCCGATTGTTCAATTTAATGTAAATGAATTAGGACAATTAATGATTATTACTGCTAGCCAAGCTTTGACACTTCAAGCAGGAAATCAATTGACAACAACGATTCAACACGGAAATTTGACTGATGCAGTAGAGGTCAAAGGGGTATACTATTTTGCTAGTAGTTCGGCAGGGCTTTTTCAACAAACTCAAACAGGGACTAAGGAATCTCTTTCACCAGAAGGACCAGAATCTAATCGCGTGTTTTCGCTCTTAGCCACACGCGAAGGAACGTGGTTTATCAGTGGGGGGTATGACAAAAACACATATAACCCTTATGTGCCAACTTTAGCGGCTAAAGGATTGAGTTATTTCAGCAAGAAAAACGGATGGCAATTCCTTCCTTTTGGAGCCTTGAAGGAGGCACGTGCACTGACGTACGCAACGCTGAATCCCAAAAACAACAAAGAACTTTATGTAGGATCGTATCATTCGGGACTCTTGCAGATTAAGTGGAAGAACACTAACATCCAAGAGAGTGATGTGGTTTTGTTTAATCACGAGAATACAGGTACAACAGGATTGGAAAATATGGAAATTGACCCCAGTGACCCTACCTTTCCTTCTGGCTATGCAACGGTCCGCGTGAATGGCGTTGTGTTTGACAAACAAGGAAAATTATGGGTGACAAATAATTTCGTGTCCAGTGCCTTAAAAACGATGGATGCCAATCAAAAATGGCAGTCTTACTATTCGACCTATGGCATGTTTGATTATAAACGCGGGAATTATGGACGTTTAGTAATCGATAAAAACGAAACGAAGTGGATTCCTTCGCTACAAGATGGATTAACTGCATTTAATGAAACAAAAAATAACCGCTTGGCTAGCTTAAACGTGGATTTAGGAAACCTTCCTTCGGATAATGTTAGCGCCTTAGCTTTAGATAAAAACAACCAATTGTGGATTGGAACGGATAAAGGATTGCGTGTGATTCAAAATGTCAATCAATTCTTACAGACGACTAGTTTGAAACCCACTAATATTGTAATTGAAGAAAACGGAATTGCAGAAGAGCTATTCTATCAACAGTATATTACTAAAATTGAGGTAGATGGAGCCAATCAAAAATGGGTTGCAATTGCCGATGCGGGCGTGTTTTTAGTTTCCTCAAACGCCAAGAAAATTCTGTTTCATTTTACCAAAGAAAATTCGCCCTTACCTAGTAATACAATCAATGATATTGCCACAGATCCTTTGTCAGGGGAAGTGTTCTTTGCTACTGATTTAGGGGTGGTTTCTTTTATGGGCAATACCTCTGAAGGGCAAGAGACCAATAGTTCTTTTTATGCCTACCCTAATCCCGTTCGTCCAGAATTTTTAGGAGAAGTTCGCATCGTAGGTTTGATGGATCGATCGGTGGTGAAAATTGCGGATATTGAAGGAAATCTCGTCTTTGAAACGACGTCAAATGGAGGAACAGTCGTTTGGGATACGCACGCATTTAATGGTAAAAAAGTTGCTTCAGGGGTGTATTTGATTATGGTATCTTCGGCTGATAACACCAATACTAAGGTTAAAAAACTGATGATTATTCGTTAA
- a CDS encoding porin family protein — protein MSIKYSYALLVFSLGLSTFAQQKEPKNQHFFNHNTTYQVRSQFSIGGGAPLGLPREIRKVKSYNPTLQLGMEANITKWLSDEHKWGVRLGVRVEGKGMKTDARVKDYVTEINYNGAYVKGHFTGDVKTEIRNTYLTVPILATYNINDQWNVYGGLYFATAIDRSFDGYVYEGYLRQTDPTGQKLIFEDGKKADYDFSNQVNKFQWGTQIGAAWKLNQNFFLFADATYGFNSLLDRDFEAISFTMHNIYLNLGFGYQF, from the coding sequence ATGAGTATAAAATATAGCTATGCCCTATTGGTATTTTCTTTAGGCCTATCTACTTTTGCACAACAAAAAGAACCAAAAAACCAACATTTTTTCAATCACAATACCACCTATCAAGTTCGCTCTCAATTTAGTATTGGAGGGGGGGCTCCCTTAGGTTTACCTCGTGAAATTCGCAAAGTAAAAAGCTACAATCCAACTTTACAGTTGGGAATGGAAGCCAATATAACCAAGTGGTTATCAGATGAACACAAATGGGGAGTTCGTTTGGGAGTTCGGGTAGAAGGAAAAGGGATGAAAACCGATGCCAGAGTAAAGGATTACGTAACCGAAATTAACTACAATGGTGCTTATGTTAAGGGGCACTTTACAGGAGATGTGAAAACCGAAATACGCAATACGTATTTAACTGTTCCTATTCTTGCTACCTACAACATCAACGACCAATGGAATGTATATGGAGGATTGTATTTTGCTACTGCCATCGACCGCTCTTTTGATGGGTATGTATACGAGGGTTACTTGAGACAAACCGATCCTACTGGACAAAAATTAATATTTGAAGACGGGAAAAAAGCAGATTACGACTTCTCCAATCAAGTGAATAAGTTTCAATGGGGAACACAAATTGGAGCAGCGTGGAAACTCAATCAAAACTTTTTCTTATTTGCGGATGCAACCTATGGTTTCAACAGCCTTTTAGATCGAGATTTTGAAGCCATTTCCTTTACCATGCACAACATATACCTCAACTTAGGTTTTGGTTATCAGTTCTAA